A section of the Roseomonas marmotae genome encodes:
- a CDS encoding LLM class flavin-dependent oxidoreductase: protein MSRRMIHLGLLVLGAGNHVAGWRMPDAEFGSQNLPLLQRIARIAERGRFDMLFFADAVNTGIDAHPGMMVRFEPLTLLAALAMGTERIGLGATVSTTYSEPYNLARALASLDHLSGGRIGWNVVTGSSPDAAANFSRDQHPPHAERYAMAAEYLQVVKGLWDSWEEDAIVGDKQRGIFADPAKLHVLNHEGQYYRVKGPLNITRPPQGYPVILQAGASEAGRNLAAATAEVVFTVQQEMEGALAFAQDLRDRCERAGRPRDAIRILPGVCPIIGRSEAEAKAKITELAALADPQAAMRVLSDRLGHDLSGYPLDGPLPELPPSGMMQGHAVTLTAIARKHQMTIRELRDFTSASSGHRLVLGTPEMIADDLEAWFRSGAADGFMIKTTHYPGPFEEFVDQVVPILVRRGLFRSEYEGRTLREHLGLPRPEHPARG from the coding sequence ATGAGCCGCAGGATGATACATCTCGGCCTTCTTGTCCTGGGCGCCGGCAACCACGTCGCGGGCTGGCGGATGCCGGATGCGGAATTCGGTTCGCAGAACCTGCCGCTGCTACAGCGGATCGCGCGGATCGCCGAGCGTGGCAGGTTCGACATGCTGTTCTTCGCCGATGCGGTGAACACCGGCATCGACGCCCATCCCGGCATGATGGTGCGCTTCGAGCCGCTGACCCTGCTCGCGGCACTCGCCATGGGCACCGAGCGCATCGGCCTGGGCGCCACTGTCTCCACCACCTATTCCGAGCCCTACAACCTCGCCCGTGCCCTGGCCTCGCTCGACCATCTCAGCGGCGGGCGCATCGGCTGGAACGTCGTCACCGGCTCCAGCCCCGATGCGGCGGCCAATTTCAGCCGCGACCAGCACCCGCCGCATGCCGAGCGCTATGCCATGGCCGCCGAATACCTGCAGGTGGTCAAGGGGCTGTGGGACAGCTGGGAGGAGGATGCGATCGTCGGCGACAAGCAGCGCGGCATCTTCGCCGATCCCGCCAAGCTGCATGTGCTGAACCACGAAGGGCAGTACTACCGGGTCAAGGGTCCGCTCAACATCACCCGCCCGCCGCAGGGCTATCCGGTGATCCTGCAGGCCGGCGCCTCGGAGGCCGGGCGAAACCTTGCCGCCGCCACCGCCGAGGTGGTCTTCACCGTGCAGCAGGAGATGGAGGGCGCGCTGGCCTTCGCGCAGGACCTGCGCGACCGCTGCGAGCGGGCCGGGCGGCCGCGCGATGCCATCCGCATCCTGCCGGGCGTCTGCCCCATCATCGGCCGCAGCGAGGCCGAGGCGAAGGCGAAGATTACCGAACTGGCGGCGCTGGCCGATCCGCAGGCGGCGATGCGCGTGCTGTCCGACCGGCTGGGCCACGACCTCTCCGGCTATCCGCTGGACGGACCGCTGCCGGAACTGCCGCCCTCCGGCATGATGCAGGGCCATGCCGTCACCCTCACCGCCATCGCCCGCAAGCACCAGATGACCATCCGGGAACTGCGCGATTTCACGTCGGCCAGCTCAGGCCACCGCCTGGTCCTCGGCACGCCGGAGATGATCGCCGACGACCTTGAAGCCTGGTTCCGCAGCGGTGCCGCAGATGGCTTCATGATCAAGACCACCCATTATCCCGGCCCCTTCGAGGAATTCGTGGACCAGGTGGTGCCGATCCTGGTGCGGCGCGGGCTGTTCCGCAGCGAATACGAGGGCCGGACCCTGCGCGAGCACCTGGGCCTGCCGCGGCCGGAGCATCCGGCGCGCGGC
- a CDS encoding cysteine hydrolase family protein, which produces MAHTRDWLMVIDHQPAFSHPDSPWFTPSFPEISGRIARLVPLFGERVLFTRFVPPTRLSGSWSRYYEKWPFARQPSSDWLWAVDAPWQDRASFASHTFSKWLPEAYERFGPEPGVVLCGVSTDCCVLATALAAVDGGAQVRLVEDACAAKSPDVHDNALAIMAARAPQLTVVTTDEECARATGEGAPA; this is translated from the coding sequence ATGGCCCATACCCGTGACTGGCTGATGGTCATCGACCACCAGCCCGCCTTCTCCCATCCCGATAGCCCCTGGTTCACCCCTTCCTTCCCCGAGATCTCCGGCCGTATCGCGCGGCTGGTGCCACTATTCGGGGAGCGCGTGCTTTTCACCCGTTTCGTCCCCCCCACGCGACTGAGCGGCAGCTGGTCGCGCTACTACGAGAAATGGCCCTTCGCCCGGCAGCCTTCCTCCGACTGGCTCTGGGCCGTGGACGCGCCCTGGCAGGACCGCGCCAGCTTCGCCAGCCATACTTTCTCCAAATGGCTGCCGGAAGCCTATGAGCGCTTCGGACCCGAGCCCGGCGTCGTGCTCTGCGGCGTCTCCACCGATTGCTGCGTGCTGGCGACGGCGCTGGCGGCAGTGGATGGCGGCGCGCAGGTGCGGCTGGTGGAGGATGCCTGCGCGGCAAAGTCGCCGGACGTCCATGACAATGCGCTGGCCATCATGGCCGCCCGCGCCCCGCAGCTGACGGTGGTAACGACGGACGAGGAATGCGCCCGCGCCACCGGAGAAGGAGCCCCGGCATGA
- a CDS encoding ATP-binding cassette domain-containing protein — translation MAVIEEGAPLVRIVDVWKQRGRNMVLKGVHMQAMRGQVVCLLGPSGAGKSTLLRCINALEACDRGIVYIDGVAIGCEERNGAFYRMPERRLSRQRAEIGMVFQNFNLFPHMSVLDNIIDAPIRVRGEKRSAATERAHDLLARVGLSEKVHAYPRQLSGGQQQRIAIARALAMTPKLMLFDEPTSALDPHLVGEVLEVIKDLAATGMTMIIVTHEVQFAREVADTVAIMVDGVIAEAGPPSQVLAHPRDPRVQSFLARSLRELA, via the coding sequence ATGGCTGTCATCGAAGAAGGGGCGCCGCTGGTCCGCATCGTCGATGTCTGGAAGCAGCGCGGCCGCAACATGGTGCTGAAGGGCGTCCATATGCAGGCCATGCGCGGGCAGGTGGTCTGCCTGCTGGGGCCCTCCGGTGCTGGCAAGAGCACCTTGCTCCGCTGCATCAATGCCCTGGAGGCCTGCGACCGCGGCATCGTCTATATTGATGGCGTGGCCATCGGCTGCGAGGAGCGCAACGGCGCCTTTTACCGGATGCCGGAGCGCAGATTGAGCCGCCAGCGCGCCGAGATCGGCATGGTGTTCCAGAACTTCAATCTCTTCCCGCATATGTCCGTGCTCGACAACATCATCGACGCGCCCATCCGCGTGAGAGGGGAGAAGCGCAGCGCGGCGACGGAACGCGCGCATGACCTGCTGGCGCGGGTCGGGCTTTCGGAGAAGGTCCATGCCTATCCCCGCCAGCTCTCCGGCGGGCAGCAGCAGCGCATTGCCATCGCCCGCGCGCTTGCCATGACGCCCAAGCTGATGCTCTTTGACGAGCCGACCTCGGCGCTGGACCCGCATCTGGTGGGCGAGGTGCTGGAGGTCATCAAGGACTTGGCCGCCACGGGCATGACCATGATCATCGTGACGCATGAGGTGCAGTTCGCCCGCGAGGTGGCGGATACGGTGGCCATCATGGTGGATGGCGTGATCGCCGAAGCCGGCCCGCCCTCGCAGGTGCTGGCGCATCCGCGCGACCCGCGCGTGCAGTCCTTCCTGGCCCGTTCGCTGCGGGAGCTCGCCTGA
- a CDS encoding amino acid ABC transporter permease, which yields MATAFNPQAAAGPLSAAPQILPAPRTGRWFGVALILLVATWIAYQVMVNPGFQWQIVGRYMLHADVLAGVAMTLQLTALVMVMGTIIGIAIALMRLSGDPVLGFCAHAFVWFFRGTPVLVQLVFWYNLASLFPELSLGIPFGGPKFFEISATVAISSFTAAMLGLGLNEAAYMAEIVRAGMLSVDPGQKEASKALGHRPWQTFRVVVLPQAMKAIVPPTGNQVIGMLKYTSIASVVALGELMHSVENIYSRTFETIPLLIVAALWYLIMVSILSVFQYFIERHYARGASDFDHAH from the coding sequence ATGGCGACAGCTTTCAACCCGCAGGCGGCGGCCGGGCCTCTCTCAGCGGCGCCGCAGATCCTGCCCGCACCGCGCACCGGGCGATGGTTCGGCGTGGCGCTGATCCTGCTGGTCGCCACCTGGATCGCCTATCAGGTCATGGTCAACCCTGGCTTCCAGTGGCAGATCGTCGGCCGCTACATGCTCCATGCGGATGTGCTGGCCGGCGTGGCCATGACGCTGCAGCTGACAGCGCTGGTGATGGTGATGGGCACCATCATCGGCATCGCCATCGCGCTGATGCGCCTCTCCGGCGACCCGGTGCTGGGTTTCTGCGCCCATGCCTTCGTCTGGTTCTTCCGTGGCACGCCGGTTCTGGTGCAGCTGGTCTTCTGGTACAACCTCGCCTCCCTCTTCCCCGAACTGTCCCTCGGCATTCCTTTCGGCGGGCCGAAATTCTTCGAGATCTCCGCCACGGTCGCCATCTCCTCCTTCACCGCTGCCATGCTCGGCCTGGGGCTGAACGAGGCCGCCTATATGGCGGAGATCGTGCGCGCCGGCATGCTCTCGGTCGATCCTGGCCAGAAGGAGGCCTCCAAGGCGCTGGGCCACCGCCCCTGGCAGACCTTCCGTGTCGTCGTGCTGCCGCAGGCCATGAAGGCCATCGTGCCGCCCACCGGCAACCAGGTGATCGGCATGCTGAAATACACCTCCATCGCCAGCGTCGTGGCGCTGGGGGAGCTGATGCATTCCGTGGAGAATATCTATTCCCGCACCTTCGAGACCATTCCGCTGCTGATCGTCGCGGCGCTCTGGTATCTCATCATGGTCAGCATCCTCTCCGTCTTCCAGTATTTCATCGAGCGCCACTACGCGCGCGGCGCCTCAGATTTCGACCATGCGCACTGA